The Dermacentor albipictus isolate Rhodes 1998 colony chromosome 2, USDA_Dalb.pri_finalv2, whole genome shotgun sequence genome has a segment encoding these proteins:
- the LOC135910928 gene encoding ice-structuring glycoprotein-like: MSNPWFLEGITAAAMFGVIVILALASSSLAGFLHSGYNLGHGAGLTSYGLSHGIGYSGLTGFGVGHGLAYGPASGYAVAAPALSGGISTYHAAPAVTNFHPAPAVTAVQAVPAIATYAAAPVATVAAAPAVNRVTTYQSAPVVAATPAVATVAAAPALSRFTTYQSAPLVAAAPAVSRVTYQASPAATRVYQNAQVAGTPAVSRVTYQAAPAAAKTYQSAQVIAAAPAASRVTYQSAPAVSKVFQSSPVVAGPAVSRVAYQAIPAVNKVYQSAPIVAAAPAVATVAAAPAVSRVTTFQSAPAVATYAAPAVTKVFQSAPVVAAAPAVATVAHAAPVATYAAAPAFATVHSAPAVATTTVHHAPAVATVAHAAPAIAAYHATPVYGYGVGNLGYGAGHYGLEHGIGVYGLNYGYGLGTPFDYNALVRRKKCENEGRIGVRISLRARIRGGSRVLRPSDGELARVLPCFSALASSSDTDRTPHLPHDLADRITAYALVDHLPRGVTSSAPTVLKDHRDTGHFRGHGTQPVDSMSKPLLLLLQVLPCFSALASSSDTDRTPHLPHHLADRITAYALVDHLPRGVTSSAPTVLKDHRDTGHFRGHGTQPVDSMSKPLLLLLQFRVVVILALASSALAGFLHGGYNLGHGVGLTSYGLSHGIGYSGLTGFGVGHGLTYGPATGYAVASPAFSRAVSAYHAAPAVATVHAAPAVTAVHAAPAVATYAAAPVATVAAAPAVSRVTTYQSAPVVAAAPAVATVAAAPAVSRFTAYQSTPVVAAAPAVSRVTYQAAPAVTKVYQSASVIAAAPAVSHVTYQAAPAVTKVYQSAPVVAAAPAVSRVTYQSAPAVTKVFQSSPVVAAPAASRVAYQAAPAVTKVFQSSPVVAAPAVSRVAYQAAPAVTKVYQSAPVVAAAPAVATVAAAPAVSRVTTFQSAPAVTKVFQSTPVVAAAPAVATVAHAAPVATYAAAPAFATVHATPAVATTTVHHAPAVATVAHTIPTFAAYHATPVYGYGVGSLGYGAGHYGLGHGFGVYGLSYGYGLGTPFDYNTLVRKKK; this comes from the exons ATGAGCAATCCTTGGTTTCTCGAAGGTATTACTGCCGCTGCCATG TTCGGTGTCATCGTCATCCTGGCCCTGGCCTCCAGCTCGCTTGCTGGATTTCTCCACAGTGGCTACAATCTCGGCCACGGTGCTGGATTAACCAGCTATGGCCTCAGTCACGGAATTGGCTACTCCGGCCTCACCGGTTTCGGTGTCGGTCATGGCCTTGCCTATGGACCAGCCTCCGGCTACGCTGTAGCAGCCCCAGCTCTTTCTGGTGGCATATCCACCTACCACGCTGCTCCAGCTGTGACCAATTTTCATCCTGCCCCAGCTGTCACTGCTGTCCAAGCTGTGCCAGCTATCGCTACCTACGCCGCAGCTCCAGTCGCAACAGTTGCCGCTGCCCCAGCTGTGAACCGCGTGACCACCTACCAGTCTGCCCCAGTTGTGGCTGCCACCCCAGCAGTCGCAACCGTGGCCGCTGCTCCAGCCCTGTCGCGCTTCACCACCTACCAATCCGCCCCACTCGTTGCCGCTGCTCCAGCTGTCTCCCGCGTGACCTACCAGGCCTCCCCAGCTGCGACTAGGGTTTACCAGAATGCCCAAGTTGCTGGCACCCCAGCTGTCTCCCGGGTCACCTACCAGGCCGCACCAGCTGCGGCAAAGACTTACCAGAGCGCTCAAGTCATCGCAGCTGCCCCCGCTGCGTCACGCGTCACCTACCAGTCTGCTCCAGCCGTGAGCAAGGTCTTCCAGTCTTCCCCAGTCGTTGCTGGCCCCGCTGTCTCCCGTGTCGCCTACCAGGCTATTCCAGCTGTGAACAAGGTCTACCAGAGCGCTCCCATTGTCGCCGCTGCCCCAGCTGTTGCCACCGTGGCCGCTGCACCAGCCGTGTCCCGCGTCACCACGTTCCAGTCTGCTCCTGCTGTCGCCACATACGCCGCCCCAGCTGTCACCAAAGTGTTCCAGTCTGCCCCAGTTGTGGCTGCAGCCCCTGCTGTGGCAACCGTCGCCCACGCTGCCCCAGTTGCAACCTACGCCGCTGCCCCAGCTTTCGCTACCGTTCATTCCGCTCCAGCTGTTGCCACTACCACCGTTCACCACGCCCCAGCTGTCGCCACTGTCGCCCACGCTGCCCCAGCCATCGCTGCCTACCACGCCACCCCAGTCTATGGCTACGGTGTTGGAAACCTAGGCTACGGTGCTGGTCACTATGGTCTTGAACATGGCATTGGTGTGTACGGCCTGAACTACGGCTACGGCCTTGGCACTCCCTTCGACTACAACGCCCTCGTCCGCAGGAAGAAGT GTGAAAATGAGGGCAGGATTGGTGTCAGAATCTCCCTAAGGGCGAGGATAAGAGGGGGAAGCCGTGTGCTGAGGCCGAGTGATGGCGAATTGGCCAGA gtcctgCCGTGTTTTTCCGCTCTGGCTTCATCAAGCGATACCGACCGGACGCCACACTTGCCACATGATCTCGCCGACAGAATCACTGCCTACGCATTGGTGGATCACCTGCCTCGTGGAGTGACGTCATCGGCACCAACAGTATTAAAGGACCATCGAGACACGGGCcacttcagagggcacggcacccagcctgtggacagcatgtctaagccgctgctgctgcttttgcaggtcctgCCGTGTTTTTCCGCTCTGGCTTCATCAAGCGATACCGACCGGACGCCACACTTGCCACATCATCTCGCCGACAGAATCACTGCCTACGCATTGGTGGATCACCTGCCTCGTGGAGTGACGTCATCGGCACCAACAGTATTAAAGGACCATCGAGACACGGGCcacttcagagggcacggcacccagcctgtggacagcatgtctaagccgctgctgctgcttttgcag TTCCGTGTCGTCGTCATCCTGGCCCTAGCCTCCAGCGCCCTTGCTGGATTCCTCCACGGTGGCTACAATCTCGGCCATGGTGTCGGCCTAACTAGCTACGGTCTCAGCCACGGAATTGGCTACTCCGGCCTCACCGGCTTCGGTGTCGGCCACGGCCTTACCTATGGACCAGCCACCGGCTACGCTGTCGCTAGCCCAGCTTTCTCTAGAGCCGTGTCCGCCTACCATGCTGCTCCAGCCGTGGCCACTGTTCACGCTGCCCCAGCTGTCACTGCTGTCCACGCTGCGCCAGCTGTCGCTACCTACGCCGCAGCTCCAGTCGCCACCGTCGCTGCTGCTCCAGCGGTGTCCCGCGTGACCACCTACCAGTCCGCCCCAGTTGTCGCCGCCGCCCCAGCTGTCGCGACCGTGGCCGCTGCTCCAGCCGTGTCCCGCTTCACCGCTTACCAGTCAACTCCAGTCGTTGCCGCTGCTCCAGCTGTGTCCCGCGTCACCTACCAGGCCGCCCCAGCTGTGACTAAGGTCTACCAGAGCGCATCAGTCATCGCTGCTGCTCCAGCTGTCTCTCACGTCACCTACCAGGCGGCACCAGCTGTCACTAAGGTATACCAGAGCGCCCCAGTCGTCGCTGCTGCCCCCGCTGTGTCCCGCGTCACCTACCAGTCTGCCCCAGCTGTTACCAAGGTCTTCCAGTCTTCTCCAGTCGTTGCTGCTCCAGCTGCCTCCCGTGTCGCCTACCAGGCTGCCCCAGCTGTGACCAAGGTCTTCCAGTCGTCTCCAGTCGTTGCTGCCCCAGCTGTCTCCCGTGTCGCCTACCAGGCCGCCCCAGCTGTGACCAAGGTCTACCAGAGCGCCCCAGTTGTCGCCGCTGCCCCAGCTGTAGCTACCGTGGCTGCTGCACCCGCCGTGTCCCGCGTCACCACCTTCCAGTCTGCTCCAGCTGTAACCAAAGTGTTCCAGTCTACCCCAGTTGTGGCTGCCGCTCCTGCTGTGGCAACCGTCGCCCACGCTGCCCCAGTCGCCACCTATGCGGCTGCGCCAGCTTTCGCTACCGTTCATGCCACCCCAGCTGTTGCTACTACCACCGTTCACCATGCCCCAGCTGTCGCCACTGTCGCCCACACTATCCCAACCTTCGCTGCCTACCACGCCACCCCAGTCTACGGCTACGGTGTTGGAAGCCTAGGCTACGGTGCTGGTCACTATGGTCTCGGCCACGGCTTCGGTGTGTACGGCCTGAGCTATGGCTATGGTCTTGGCACTCCCTTTGACTACAACACCCTCGTCCGCAAGAAGAAGT AG